The Sesamum indicum cultivar Zhongzhi No. 13 linkage group LG1, S_indicum_v1.0, whole genome shotgun sequence genome includes a window with the following:
- the LOC105158597 gene encoding protein trichome birefringence-like 23, whose product MVKKMFYNWKSWWTAHRNRNYFVFKLAVSVLVVGIAFRLLYGRSLEISPVSDNPFLETTQISIPPVVSVNSQEENAHQIALQGYGKTSSENGKKCDLFTGNWIPNAAGPIYTNNSCSFIEEHQNCLKNGRPDTRYLYWRWKPRGCDLPRFDPGRFLDLMRNKSWALIGDSISRNHVQSLLCMLSTVEQAVEVYHDENYKFRRWVFPSHNFTVSVIWSPFLAEAAIFEDMNGVSSSEIELQLDRLDKNWTEQYKNWDYMIFSSGKWFVKAAIYYENNTILGCHYCPKLNVTELGIEFAYRTVIRNVFKYIIASKHKGMIFYRTSTPDHFENGEWFSGGVCERKVPAKEGEFKLNELNKILRAVELEEFEKASSKASENGVTLKLFDVNPLSLLRPDGHPGPYRFFQPFAKDKNAKVIIDCLHWCLPGPIDSWNDLLMEMIKSS is encoded by the exons ATGGTGAAGAAAATGTTTTACAATTGGAAATCTTGGTGGACGGCACATCGCAACCGCAATTACTTTGTTTTCAAGTTGGCGGTCTCAGTTCTTGTTGTGGGTATTGCATTTAGGCTTCTCTACGGTAGATCCTTGGAAATTTCTCCAGTTTCAGACAACCCTTTTCTTGAAACCACTCAGATTTCAATACCGCCTGTTGTTTCAGTCAATTCTCAAGAAGAAAATGCTCATCAGATTGCTCTACAAG GTTATGGTAAAACATCCAGTGAGAATGGAAAAAAATGTGATCTTTTTACTGGGAATTGGATTCCTAATGCGGCAGGACCAATTTACACGAATAATAGTTGTAGTTTTATTGAAGAACACCAGAATTGTTTGAAGAATGGACGACCGGACACTCGTTATCTCTACTGGAGATGGAAGCCCCGTGGTTGTGATTTGCCTCGTTTTGATCCCGGCAGGTTTCTTGATTTAATGAGGAACAAAAGCTGGGCATTGATTGGCGATTCGATATCGCGAAACCATGTCCAATCGTTGCTTTGTATGCTGTCTACG GTTGAACAAGCTGTTGAAGTTTACCACGACGAGAATTACAAATTCCGACGATGGGTCTTCCCCTCGCACAATTTCACTGTTTCAGTCATTTGGTCCCCTTTCCTTGCTGAAGCGGCCATTTTTGAAGATATGAACGGAGTTTCCTCATCCGAAATTGAACTGCAGCTAGACAGACTCGATAAGAATTGGACTGAGCAGTACAAGAATTGGGATTACATGATCTTTTCCAGTGGAAAATGGTTTGTTAAAGCTGCCATTTACTATGAGAACAATACCATATTGGGTTGCCACTACTGCCCCAAACTGAACGTTACAGAGCTGGGAATCGAGTTTGCTTACCGCACAGTCATTCGGAATGTGTTCAAATACATCATTGCATCAAAACACAAGGGGATGATCTTTTACAGGACCTCCACACCGGATCATTTTGAAAACGGCGAATGGTTCAGCGGTGGAGTTTGTGAAAGAAAAGTACCAGCAAAGGAAGGTGAATTCAAGTTGAATGAGTTGAACAAGATTCTCCGCGCTGTAGAACTGGAGGAGTTTGAGAAGGCATCATCAAAAGCATCTGAAAATGGGGTAACTCTTAAGCTTTTCGATGTTAATCCTCTTTCGTTATTGCGGCCTGACGGGCACCCGGGCCCGTATCGATTTTTCCAACCATTTGCCAAAGATAAGAATGCAAAGGTCATCATTGACTGTCTGCATTGGTGCCTGCCCGGCCCCATAGATTCTTGGAATGATCTCTTGATGGAAATGATAAAGAGTAGTTGA
- the LOC105158604 gene encoding uncharacterized protein LOC105158604, whose amino-acid sequence MEKTVMKRQSSESGKKQRLLWDCGSSLYDSFELKAFERELDSAIATSRSLSMPHLPDCSRLAPPPPPPSNKKPSSKISRSLHRLIRSVFRHRNDNSTKANTSFGGGFVQREGCNYVVRDRPVALSTIPEGPEFDGLSPEIRSLVLRTASHRFTSSASIGIYCA is encoded by the coding sequence ATGGAGAAAACAGTAATGAAGAGACAGTCATCAGAGAGTGGGAAGAAGCAGCGTCTACTATGGGACTGCGGCAGCTCTCTCTACGACTCCTTCGAGCTAAAGGCGTTTGAAAGGGAACTCGACTCCGCCATAGCTACATCACGAAGTTTGTCGATGCCCCACTTGCCCGACTGCAGCCGCCTTGCTCCGCCCCCACCGCCGCCGTCGAACAAGAAACCCTCCTCGAAGATATCGCGGTCTCTGCACAGGCTCATCCGATCGGTTTTCAGGCACAGGAACGACAATAGTACGAAGGCGAACACAAGTTTTGGAGGAGGATTTGTGCAGAGAGAAGGATGTAATTATGTCGTTCGTGATAGGCCTGTTGCGCTTTCTACGATCCCGGAAGGTCCGGAGTTCGATGGGCTGTCGCCGGAAATCAGGTCTTTGGTCTTGAGAACAGCATCTCATAGATTTACTTCTTCCGCTTCTATTGGTATTTATTGTGCTTAA